In one window of Mytilus galloprovincialis chromosome 6, xbMytGall1.hap1.1, whole genome shotgun sequence DNA:
- the LOC143079597 gene encoding kappa-type opioid receptor-like — MNNSTIYMCPDWLYRIKWSNETTIEDINQILMTRNIPGLVFVSILMLTGFLGNAIVLYIFFTKFARSNYRTYVLCLALLDEISSCFLMPFIIIYLLYPKHFPDNILCKFGHFVGYYTSTASAFLLILIAIDRYRKICQPMKRQISKLFAKRSCIIINIVAAIISIQSMFIYGTTTRKTGLFNVTETICFMEKDPFLATYGRVFYIQLQICLAFVIVFITVLYFNIMRKLHTHKKKSMKRLRLSSSSGPKTVRTRKTTLTFIVITLIFAISSEIHHALAMILHFVDNLECHMNKAEGTAFYIFLWAVFINNVSNPFIYGVSDDRFRSHVKEMLKKNQDFKPNNRKDSKSSVSE; from the coding sequence atgaataattcgACAATATACATGTGTCCGGACTGGCTTTATAGGATAAAATGGTCCAATGAAACTACAATTGAGGATATCAACCAAATCTTAATGACCCGAAATATTCCTGGACTAGTTTTTGTGTCTATTCTAATGCTAACTGGTTTTCTTGGAAACGctattgtattgtatattttctTCACTAAATTCGCGCGATCGAATTATCGGACTTATGTGCTGTGTCTCGCGTTACTTGACGAGATCAGCAGCTGTTTCCTAATGCCATTTATAATTATTTACTTGCTGTATCCGAAACATTTTCCGGATAACATTCTGTGCAAATTCGGACATTTTGTTGGATATTATACGAGCACGGCATCTGCTTTTCTTCTCATCTTAATTGCGATTGACAGGTACAGGAAAATATGTCAACCAATGAAAAGACAGATTTCCAAACTCTTTGCCAAACGGAGCTGTATTATTATTAACATTGTAGCAGCAATTATATCAATTCAATCAATGTTCATATATGGAACGACAACTAGAAAGACTGGATTATTTAATGTCACCGAAACAATTTGTTTCATGGAAAAAGATCCGTTTCTTGCGACATATGGAAGAGTGTTCTATATTCAGCTTCAAATATGCTTAGCTTTTGTGATTGTTTTTATAAcagttttatatttcaatataatgcGAAAACTCCATACTCacaaaaagaaatcaatgaaacgTTTACGGCTTTCTTCATCTTCCGGACCAAAAACTGTCAGAACAAGAAAAACGACATTAACATTTATTGTAATTACGTTAATTTTTGCTATTAGTTCCGAAATTCACCATGCGTTAGCCATGATATTACATTTTGTTGACAATTTAGAATGTCATATGAATAAAGCTGAAGGAACGGCGTTTTATATATTCCTTTGGGCAGTTTTTATAAACAATGTATCTAATCCATTCATATATGGGGTGTCTGATGACCGTTTTAGAAGCCATGTAAAAGAGATGCTGAAGAAGAACCAAGATTTTAAACCAAATAACAGAAAAGATTCAAAAAGCTCAGTGAGCGAgtga